In a single window of the Pseudomonas entomophila genome:
- a CDS encoding succinylglutamate desuccinylase/aspartoacylase family protein, which produces MHHSTHDLLSPVPGIARQLHSFQFGPRGAGKVYIQASLHADELPGMLVAWHLKQRLGELEQQGRLRREIILVPVANPVGLEQVLLDAPLGRFELQSGENFNRNFVDLSDSIGDQVEAHLTQDPAHNLALIREYLRRGLEAHPALTPLQSQRLTLQRLACDADMVLDLHCDFEAVEHLYTTPEAWPQVEPLARYLGAQASLLATDSGGQSFDECFSLVWWQLQQRFGKRFPIPPGSFSVTIELRGQADVSHPLASHDCQAILDFLTHSGVIEGQPAPLPALRYPATPLAAVEPLTTPLGGLLVFHVKPGQYLEAGQLIAEVIDPLNDRVTPLHNTQAGLLYARSLRRMATAGMVVAHIAGEQVCRSGYLLGN; this is translated from the coding sequence ATGCACCATTCGACCCACGACCTGCTGTCCCCTGTCCCCGGCATCGCCCGCCAGTTGCACAGTTTCCAGTTTGGCCCCCGCGGCGCTGGCAAGGTGTACATCCAGGCGTCGCTGCATGCCGACGAGTTGCCAGGCATGCTGGTCGCCTGGCACCTCAAGCAGCGCCTGGGCGAGCTCGAACAGCAAGGGCGGCTGCGCCGCGAGATTATCCTGGTGCCAGTGGCCAATCCGGTGGGCCTGGAGCAGGTGCTGCTGGACGCTCCCCTTGGCCGCTTCGAATTGCAGAGTGGCGAAAACTTCAATCGCAACTTCGTCGACCTGTCCGACAGCATCGGCGACCAGGTCGAAGCCCACTTGACCCAAGACCCGGCCCACAACCTGGCACTGATTCGCGAGTACCTGCGCCGCGGCCTGGAAGCCCATCCCGCGCTGACCCCGCTGCAATCCCAACGCCTCACTTTGCAGCGCTTGGCCTGCGATGCCGACATGGTGCTCGACCTGCATTGTGACTTCGAAGCCGTCGAGCACCTGTACACCACGCCGGAAGCCTGGCCTCAGGTCGAGCCGCTGGCGCGCTACCTGGGCGCCCAAGCCAGCCTGCTGGCCACCGATTCGGGCGGCCAGTCGTTCGACGAATGCTTCAGCCTGGTCTGGTGGCAATTGCAGCAACGTTTCGGCAAACGCTTCCCGATTCCCCCCGGCAGTTTCTCGGTGACCATCGAGCTGCGCGGCCAGGCCGATGTCAGTCATCCGCTGGCAAGCCACGACTGCCAGGCAATCCTGGACTTCCTCACCCACAGCGGTGTGATCGAAGGACAACCCGCACCACTGCCTGCCCTGCGCTACCCCGCCACCCCGCTGGCGGCGGTGGAGCCACTGACCACGCCTTTGGGCGGGCTGCTGGTCTTCCATGTCAAGCCTGGACAGTACCTGGAGGCCGGGCAACTGATCGCCGAGGTCATCGACCCACTGAACGATCGGGTCACGCCGCTGCATAACACCCAGGCAGGCCTGCTGTACGCCCGCAGCCTACGGCGAATGGCAACGGCAGGCATGGTGGTCGCCCACATCGCTGGCGAACAGGTATGCCGGAGCGGCTACCTGCTGGGTAACTGA
- a CDS encoding penicillin acylase family protein, producing MAAAVLPPFRLRFGGAAALLGMLALAGCQMGGYQDSVPPTTGVQPLKGLAQNVSIRRNDMGAPLIESGSFHDALFSLGYVHAGDRIGQMVSMRLLAQGRLAELAGPDALEIDRLMRAASLKQSAGQLYADASPRLKRFFEVYARGVNAYLFRYRDKLPAELARSGYRPEYWKPEDSALIFSLYAFSQSVNLQEELSALTLAQKVGTDKLAWLLPSAPDEPLADGEVDKLKGLSLASQLPGLASLATAAQQLAELGLLGSPGSSNLALAPERSRSGKSLLASDSRATWALSPVQIHTGKYQVAGLSLPGLPIVLAGYNGKLAWSSSAVMADNQDLFLEQVRRQGNQLTYLADGKWQQARARNETFLVRGQRPQREVMYDTRHGTLLPGDGSLALALHLPQLKDDRSLDALFDLTRATTVERAFDSTREVAAAALNFVFAEPGHIGWQVSGRYPNRRDGQGLLPSPGWDGRYDWDGYADAMLHPYDQDPPAGFIGHANQRSLPKGYGMQLSSTWYYPERAERLAQLAGNGRHDSRSLMALQNDQVTPLAGKLKQMFDAPGMAQPLKQAIDALPATQRDKARDALARLKAFDGRLSPVSADAALYALFLQEVTRQTFLDDLGPESGPAWQAFVGNAQLSYSAQADHLLGRDDSPFWDDRGTPQKEDKPTILARSLAGAIDAGTAQLGADRRAWQWGKLHQYRWPAPNYQGLGDNLARPPMAAGGDFSTLALTPYAWGNSFDTRLPASARMIVDFGQAEPLQLLTSSGQSGNPASRHYSDGLDAWFKGRFTSLPLQPQNFARAYGSQRLTLVPGK from the coding sequence ATGGCCGCCGCCGTCCTTCCTCCATTCCGCCTCCGCTTCGGCGGCGCCGCCGCGCTGCTCGGCATGCTTGCACTCGCCGGCTGCCAGATGGGCGGCTACCAGGACAGCGTGCCCCCGACCACCGGCGTGCAACCACTCAAGGGCCTGGCGCAGAACGTCTCGATTCGACGCAACGACATGGGCGCCCCGCTGATCGAAAGCGGCAGCTTCCATGACGCGCTCTTCAGCCTCGGTTACGTGCATGCGGGTGATCGCATCGGGCAGATGGTCAGCATGCGTCTGCTGGCCCAGGGGCGCCTGGCCGAATTGGCCGGGCCCGATGCCCTGGAAATCGACCGCCTGATGCGCGCCGCCAGCCTCAAGCAGAGCGCCGGCCAGCTCTACGCCGACGCCTCGCCACGGCTCAAGCGCTTCTTCGAAGTGTACGCCCGCGGGGTCAACGCCTACCTGTTCCGCTACCGCGACAAACTGCCCGCCGAACTGGCCCGCAGCGGCTACCGCCCGGAGTACTGGAAGCCCGAGGACTCGGCGCTGATCTTCAGCCTCTACGCCTTCAGCCAGTCGGTGAACCTGCAGGAAGAACTCTCGGCCCTCACGCTCGCGCAGAAGGTTGGCACGGACAAACTGGCCTGGCTGCTGCCCAGCGCCCCCGACGAGCCATTGGCCGATGGCGAAGTCGACAAGCTCAAGGGCCTGAGCCTGGCCAGCCAACTGCCGGGCCTGGCCTCGCTCGCCACCGCCGCCCAGCAACTGGCCGAGCTCGGCCTGCTGGGCAGCCCGGGTTCGTCCAACCTGGCCCTTGCCCCCGAGCGCAGCCGCAGCGGCAAGAGCCTGCTGGCCAGTGACAGCCGCGCCACCTGGGCACTCAGCCCGGTACAGATTCACACCGGCAAGTACCAGGTCGCCGGCCTTTCGCTACCCGGCCTGCCCATCGTGCTGGCCGGCTACAACGGCAAACTGGCCTGGAGCAGCAGCGCCGTGATGGCCGATAACCAGGACCTGTTCCTTGAACAAGTGCGCCGCCAGGGCAACCAGCTGACGTACCTGGCCGACGGCAAGTGGCAGCAAGCCCGCGCGCGCAACGAAACCTTCCTCGTGCGCGGCCAGCGCCCCCAGCGCGAGGTGATGTACGACACCCGCCACGGCACCCTGTTGCCGGGCGACGGCAGCCTGGCACTGGCCCTGCACCTGCCGCAGCTCAAGGATGACCGCAGCCTCGACGCCCTGTTCGACCTGACCCGCGCCACTACCGTGGAGCGCGCCTTCGACAGCACCCGCGAAGTCGCCGCTGCCGCGCTCAATTTCGTGTTCGCCGAGCCCGGGCATATCGGCTGGCAAGTCAGCGGCCGCTACCCCAACCGCCGCGATGGCCAGGGCCTGCTGCCGTCGCCGGGTTGGGATGGCCGCTATGACTGGGACGGCTACGCCGACGCCATGCTGCACCCCTACGACCAGGACCCACCGGCAGGCTTCATCGGCCACGCCAACCAGCGCAGCCTGCCAAAGGGCTATGGCATGCAGCTGTCGAGCACCTGGTACTACCCCGAGCGCGCCGAGCGCCTGGCCCAGCTGGCCGGCAATGGCCGCCACGATAGCCGCAGCCTCATGGCCCTGCAAAACGACCAGGTCACGCCACTGGCCGGCAAGCTCAAGCAGATGTTCGACGCCCCGGGCATGGCCCAGCCACTGAAGCAGGCCATCGATGCCCTGCCTGCGACCCAGCGCGACAAGGCCCGCGACGCCCTGGCCCGGCTCAAGGCCTTCGACGGTCGGCTGAGCCCGGTTTCGGCCGATGCCGCGCTGTACGCGCTATTCCTGCAGGAAGTCACCCGCCAGACCTTCCTCGACGACCTTGGCCCTGAGTCCGGCCCGGCCTGGCAGGCGTTCGTCGGCAATGCCCAGCTGTCCTACTCGGCCCAGGCCGACCACCTGCTTGGCCGCGACGACAGTCCGTTCTGGGATGACCGCGGCACACCGCAGAAAGAGGACAAACCCACCATCCTGGCCCGCAGCCTGGCAGGCGCGATCGATGCGGGCACCGCTCAGCTTGGTGCCGACCGCCGCGCGTGGCAGTGGGGCAAGCTGCACCAGTACCGTTGGCCGGCGCCCAACTACCAAGGGCTGGGCGACAACCTTGCCCGCCCACCGATGGCCGCGGGTGGCGACTTCAGCACCCTGGCACTGACGCCATATGCCTGGGGCAACAGTTTCGACACCCGCCTGCCTGCCTCGGCGCGGATGATCGTCGACTTCGGCCAGGCCGAACCGCTGCAGCTGTTGACCAGCAGCGGCCAGTCCGGCAACCCGGCGAGCCGGCACTACAGCGATGGTCTGGACGCATGGTTCAAGGGGCGCTTCACCAGCCTGCCGCTGCAACCGCAGAACTTCGCGCGCGCCTACGGTAGCCAGCGGTTGACGCTGGTGCCCGGCAAGTAG
- a CDS encoding SEC-C metal-binding domain-containing protein, whose amino-acid sequence MTQQPHVHGPDCNHGHDHQHDHDHGHVHGPHCNHGHQEPVRNALKDVGRNDPCPCGSQKKFKKCHGA is encoded by the coding sequence ATGACCCAGCAACCCCATGTCCATGGCCCCGACTGCAACCACGGTCACGACCATCAGCATGATCATGACCACGGCCATGTGCACGGCCCGCACTGCAACCACGGCCACCAGGAGCCGGTGCGCAACGCCCTGAAGGACGTCGGCCGCAACGATCCCTGCCCATGCGGCAGCCAGAAGAAGTTCAAGAAGTGCCACGGCGCGTAA
- a CDS encoding LEA type 2 family protein, with product MRALARLLTLGFLLGWLAGCASWGEDTWRQPEVHLVEVEKVKMHLHQQEFVLHLQVDNPNDERLFIRTITYSVHLGDLLLAQDEVSLWRSVAGHARRTFKITARTNLWQHLKPLAKLLRSKQPLQYRLQGDLATGLFIHRDLHLSRSGEIIPGDLIPE from the coding sequence ATGCGCGCCCTGGCCCGCTTGCTCACGCTCGGCTTCTTGCTGGGCTGGCTGGCGGGCTGCGCCAGCTGGGGCGAGGACACCTGGCGCCAGCCCGAGGTGCATCTGGTCGAGGTGGAAAAGGTCAAGATGCACCTGCACCAGCAAGAGTTCGTGCTCCACCTGCAGGTCGACAACCCCAATGACGAACGCTTGTTCATCCGCACCATTACCTATTCGGTTCACCTGGGCGACCTGCTGCTGGCTCAGGACGAGGTCAGTCTCTGGCGCAGTGTCGCAGGCCATGCCCGGCGTACCTTCAAGATCACCGCGCGCACCAACCTCTGGCAGCACCTCAAACCCCTGGCCAAGCTGCTGCGCAGCAAGCAACCGTTGCAGTATCGTCTGCAAGGCGACCTGGCCACCGGCCTGTTCATCCATCGGGACCTGCACTTGTCGCGCAGTGGTGAGATAATCCCCGGCGATCTAATACCGGAGTAG
- a CDS encoding YchJ family protein has translation MSVSVCPCGTGNLLDACCGHYHAGTPAPDAQSLMRSRYSAYVLGLVDYLVGTTLPAQQPGLDRAGMAAWSAQSTWLGLEVESAEVFGGQPEHAFVTFTARWHDTDGDHQHRERSAFVQHAGRWYFIDPTVPLSAGRNDPCPCASGQKFKKCCASYLGS, from the coding sequence ATGAGTGTCTCGGTCTGCCCCTGCGGCACTGGCAACCTGCTCGACGCCTGCTGCGGGCACTATCACGCCGGTACCCCGGCGCCGGACGCGCAGTCGCTGATGCGCAGTCGCTACAGCGCCTACGTGCTCGGCCTGGTGGACTATCTGGTCGGCACCACCCTGCCCGCCCAGCAGCCCGGCCTGGACCGTGCCGGCATGGCCGCCTGGAGCGCTCAGAGCACCTGGCTGGGGCTGGAGGTGGAAAGCGCCGAGGTATTCGGCGGGCAACCCGAGCATGCCTTCGTCACCTTCACCGCGCGCTGGCACGACACGGACGGCGACCACCAGCACCGCGAACGTTCAGCCTTCGTCCAGCATGCCGGGCGCTGGTACTTCATCGACCCGACCGTGCCCCTGAGCGCCGGGCGCAACGACCCCTGCCCGTGCGCCAGCGGGCAGAAGTTCAAGAAGTGCTGCGCCAGTTATCTCGGTAGCTGA
- a CDS encoding DUF6231 family protein: protein MTEVFSPRTPQQALAALLERFTPRRLLLVGARFPALDAFAAAHPDTHIEVAAPGPLPAAVAAQRFDLAVLVDCLEHLPKRAGLELLGGIRNLNASRVAVLTDLAASGWHDTDFFALALSASEKFQRDEQVLSLFTYDLHDYKQVPDWLNARFWANPENFGKYWW, encoded by the coding sequence ATGACCGAGGTTTTCTCACCACGTACCCCCCAGCAGGCACTGGCCGCCCTGCTCGAGCGCTTCACGCCCCGCCGCCTGCTGTTGGTGGGCGCGCGCTTCCCAGCGCTCGACGCCTTCGCCGCGGCGCATCCGGACACTCATATCGAGGTCGCGGCACCCGGCCCGCTGCCGGCGGCGGTGGCCGCGCAGCGCTTCGACCTGGCCGTGCTGGTCGATTGCCTCGAACACCTGCCCAAGCGCGCCGGCCTGGAGCTGCTGGGCGGCATCCGCAATCTCAACGCCAGCCGGGTCGCGGTGCTCACCGACCTGGCTGCCAGCGGCTGGCACGACACCGACTTCTTTGCCCTGGCGCTCTCGGCCAGCGAAAAGTTCCAACGCGACGAACAGGTGCTGAGCCTGTTCACCTATGATCTGCATGACTACAAGCAGGTCCCGGACTGGCTCAATGCCAGGTTCTGGGCCAACCCTGAAAACTTTGGCAAGTACTGGTGGTGA
- a CDS encoding OmpA family protein, with protein sequence MSIVRTAIPLVLLTSVLTGCAGLQKTDWPKCAAVGGVGGAALGAIESSSWAGWGALLGGGLAAGYCWSHGDGDEDGDGVPDSRDKCPGTPRGVQVDANGCPPAPPPVVEEVVVQKEEVIVIRDVRFEFDSARLTAADKERLNTIATRLKNEAPSARLSVTGHTDSVGSDMYNQKLSERRAHSVTEYLIESGVPRASFVSVVGAGETQPVADNATADGRAMNRRTEIKIQR encoded by the coding sequence ATGAGCATAGTACGCACAGCGATACCCCTGGTTCTGCTCACCAGTGTGTTGACTGGTTGTGCAGGTTTGCAGAAAACCGACTGGCCGAAGTGTGCTGCCGTCGGGGGCGTGGGCGGCGCGGCCCTGGGCGCCATCGAAAGCTCCAGCTGGGCTGGCTGGGGTGCCTTGCTGGGTGGTGGCCTGGCGGCTGGATACTGCTGGTCCCATGGCGATGGCGACGAGGATGGCGATGGCGTGCCCGACAGCCGCGACAAGTGCCCAGGCACGCCACGTGGCGTGCAGGTCGACGCCAACGGTTGCCCACCGGCGCCGCCACCGGTGGTCGAAGAGGTGGTGGTACAGAAGGAAGAGGTCATCGTCATTCGTGACGTGCGCTTCGAGTTCGATTCGGCGCGCCTGACCGCCGCCGACAAGGAGCGCCTCAATACCATCGCCACGCGCCTGAAGAACGAGGCCCCGAGCGCGCGCCTGAGTGTAACCGGCCACACTGACAGCGTGGGTTCCGACATGTACAACCAGAAACTGTCCGAGCGTCGGGCCCACTCGGTGACCGAGTACTTGATCGAAAGCGGAGTGCCACGCGCCAGTTTCGTTTCGGTGGTGGGGGCCGGTGAAACTCAGCCGGTCGCCGACAATGCCACGGCCGATGGGCGTGCCATGAACCGTCGAACCGAGATCAAGATCCAGCGCTGA
- a CDS encoding OmpA family protein: MRVMSKAALPLVVATSLLAGCATHSDGSAPLNQRTWPLCSLLGGLVGGGLGAIESSSWAAGAGAAGAIAGGLICYAQDGDEDGDGIFDRRDRCPDTPADTRVDHMGCPLPQYPPSQPQPEPAATAEVITLDDQGQVLFAFNSDRLEPGAQERLHSLLPKLNDPSVISIKVIGHTDSVGSDSYNQGLSERRASSVAEYLISQGLAPNKVTSQGRGESEPVADNDTEQGRAHNRRVELHLN, encoded by the coding sequence ATGCGTGTTATGTCGAAGGCGGCACTGCCGCTGGTGGTGGCCACGAGCCTGCTGGCAGGTTGCGCCACCCACAGCGATGGCAGCGCGCCCCTCAATCAAAGGACCTGGCCTCTCTGCAGCCTGCTGGGCGGGTTGGTGGGTGGTGGCCTGGGGGCCATCGAAAGCTCCAGCTGGGCGGCCGGTGCCGGCGCGGCGGGGGCGATTGCCGGTGGCTTGATCTGCTACGCCCAGGACGGTGACGAGGATGGCGATGGTATCTTCGACCGCCGCGACCGTTGCCCGGACACACCGGCCGACACCCGGGTCGATCATATGGGCTGTCCGTTGCCGCAGTACCCACCGTCGCAGCCGCAACCCGAGCCGGCCGCGACAGCCGAGGTGATCACCCTCGACGATCAGGGCCAGGTGCTGTTCGCCTTCAACTCCGACAGGCTTGAGCCTGGCGCTCAGGAGCGTCTGCACAGTTTGCTGCCCAAGCTGAACGACCCGTCGGTGATCAGCATCAAGGTCATCGGCCACACCGACAGCGTCGGTTCCGACAGTTACAACCAGGGGTTGTCGGAGCGCCGGGCCAGCAGCGTCGCCGAATACCTCATCAGCCAGGGGCTGGCACCGAACAAGGTGACCAGCCAGGGGCGCGGAGAAAGCGAGCCGGTGGCCGACAATGACACCGAGCAAGGCCGCGCACACAACCGACGGGTGGAACTGCACCTGAACTGA
- a CDS encoding DUF1145 domain-containing protein, whose product MKFILGLGKVLTVVFWWVVLVNLFMPQPLPLNLLINAAGIILLSLHVLEILFFNGSLRGRSHRWFDRLQILLTGIFHVMSIPRPQEAPSHA is encoded by the coding sequence ATGAAGTTCATCCTGGGCCTGGGCAAGGTCCTGACGGTGGTGTTCTGGTGGGTCGTGCTGGTCAATCTGTTCATGCCGCAGCCGCTGCCACTCAATCTTCTCATCAATGCGGCGGGCATCATCCTGCTGTCGCTGCATGTGCTTGAAATTCTCTTCTTCAACGGTAGCCTGCGCGGGCGCAGTCACCGTTGGTTCGACCGGTTGCAGATCCTGCTGACCGGCATTTTCCATGTCATGTCCATTCCCAGGCCGCAGGAGGCGCCGAGCCATGCGTAA